The sequence below is a genomic window from Coffea arabica cultivar ET-39 chromosome 4c, Coffea Arabica ET-39 HiFi, whole genome shotgun sequence.
GCTCCCCCGACCAGAACACCCAAAACCTGGCGGGAGTGATAAACACCATCGCCGGGGGCCCCACCGGGAGAGACAGTCACACAATTCGGAAGAACAGGCGACCTCCCCCTGAGGGAGATGACTCCCTGAAACGGCTGCGCATGGACGAGGAGATCACTTTTGGGCCAAACGATGCGGTCCCCTAGCATTTGGGAACCATGAGACCATCGTGATAGATATTGTTACCAACAACTACTGAGTGAAGAAGGTATATGTCGACCAGGGAAGTGCGGTCGACATCATGTTCTATCAGGTGTTCAAGGAGCTCGGCTTGGAGGACGGGCAGCTGACCCCAGTTCGGACACCATTGATGGGCTTCACCGGACCCCCTATCAACCCGGAGGGAATGATCACCCTGATGGTCACGGTAGGGCAGACCCCCAAATGCCGGACCATCCCTGTTAATTTCGTGGTGGTCAAACAACAATCCCCGTACAACCTGTTCTTGGGTCGGCCTGCCTTGAACGCTCTCCGAGCTATCCCCTCAACGCTCCACCTCAGCGTTAAATTCCCCACTCCAGGAGGAATAGTCGAGGTACGCGGTGATCCAGAGGTGGCCCGAGCTTGCTACTTGGCCATGCTTCAAGGACGGGAGAAGGTGGTCACCCAAACGACCTGCCTGGAGCCCTACATTTCAGGGGAGCAAACCCGACAGCTGGGCACCCAGGACGAGATTGAGGAGTTCCCCTTGAGGGAGGACCGGCCCGACCAGGTGATCCGCATCGGCTCGCTGCTACCCCTTGAGGAGGAGGGTTTGAAGGCCCTGTTAAGGGAATACTCCCAGGTCTTCGCGTGGACGGTTGAGGACATGCCTGGAATTCTGACCGACCTGGCCGTCCACCACCTCAACGTGGATCCTCGCTTCAAGCCggtgaagcaaaagaaaaggagtttcGCCCCAGAAAGAAATGAGGTAATCAAGAAAGAGGTCAGAAAACTGCTGGAGTCTAAGATCATCCTGGCGGTCTACTACCCGACCTGGTTGACCAACCCGGTATTGGTTAAGAAGGAGGACCAGATTTGAAGGATGTGCGTGGATTTCACGGATCTCAACAAAGCCTGCCCAAAGGACTGTTTTCCTCTGCCGAGAATCGACAGGTTAGTAGATTCTACTATGGGATTTGATGTCTTGTATTTTCTGGATGCCTTCAAGGGGTACCACCAGATAGAGATGGTTGAGAAGGACCGGGAAAAGACCTCCTTCATCACCGAGGAAGGAACCTACTGCTATCGGACTATGCCGTTTGGCCTGAAGAACGTGGGAGCCACCTACCAGCGTCTGGTCAACAAACTATTCCAGAATCAGATCGGTAGGAGCATGGAAGTCTACGTAGATGACATGATCGTCAAGAGCCAAACTAATCAGCAACTCATCCCCGACCTAAGGGAGATCCTGGGCATCCTGCGGAAGAGCCGAATGCGACTGAATCCGAAGAAGTGTACCTTCAGGGTTAGGTCGGGGAGGTTCCTGGGATTCTTAATGTCTCGAGACGGGATCCGGG
It includes:
- the LOC140004805 gene encoding uncharacterized protein, producing MFYQVFKELGLEDGQLTPVRTPLMGFTGPPINPEGMITLMVTVGQTPKCRTIPVNFVVVKQQSPYNLFLGRPALNALRAIPSTLHLSVKFPTPGGIVEVRGDPEVARACYLAMLQGREKVVTQTTCLEPYISGEQTRQLGTQDEIEEFPLREDRPDQVIRIGSLLPLEEEGLKALLREYSQVFAWTVEDMPGILTDLAVHHLNVDPRFKPVKQKKRSFAPERNEVIKKEVRKLLESKIILAVYYPTWLTNPVLVKKEDQI